A region of Marnyiella aurantia DNA encodes the following proteins:
- a CDS encoding fibronectin type III domain-containing protein gives MIKFYQEKNHGLRKRVSTLLTGVGVLLLTSATALNMNAQVSAYSFAQSSGVFFPLTGGTVLATATGNTSTTNLNSAIYPVTLPFSFQFNNQSYTSLNVSTNGFITFGATAPTTSYSTPISGSTAYDGAVSAFGRDISSFYDVAGRTGDIRWETLGTAPNREVVIQWTNFRPTSLTGITSVYSFSFQIRLKETSNVVAVVYSQGDYLVGSTSYSSAINQVGLRGMTNADFNNRFNAAATPYTGSVPGTSNSDDQAFNTTVAVPGMPSDGLTYTWTPPTCYAPTTIALGAVGLNAAQIDWTASAQVPAMGYEIYFNTTGVAPDASTVLDGSNSVSVAAGSLSGTISGLTSGTQYYVWVRGKCSATDSSNWSSVLSFATTCNAVSAPYYESFDSTPVGSTTNPNAPACWSYLETAGSAGSGYISTSNALSAPHSYVLANGADTTGDVMLVSPQTSNLSDGTRQVRFSVRAGGNNYTMDVGTLSDPSNPGTFNVISTVSLTQTYVEHIVALPAASNQYVAFRHGLGGSSRTVYLDDIFVEKIPTCFEPTNLAVTAGSATTDGGVLTWTAPTTVAVSYELYFSTDPTAPVDTTVLNSSNSLSVAGTTATLSGLAPATIYYIWVRSVCSATDKSVWTPVSVTLATLCQTPLITGTTGTVICSGTATLSATGSAGTTLNWYDAATGGNQVGTGGTFTTPALTATTNYWVSAATSGSPTYVGPVSPALLGTSSNTNTNWNLLFTVSSNITLNSVDVFSGTAGQAGVIEILDANDVVVGSYPFTTSGAGASTPQTIPLNIALAPGNYSMKRTGAANLYRNSVGATFPYSTPELTITGTTFVNYPAYYFYFYNLNFTGYCESPRTMVTATVDCTMGTSEAHSAGDVKVYPNPFTEVINISEIRDVQSITVLDMSGRLVKTLDRPAAQINLSELNAGLYLINLKYKDGSSKSIKAVKK, from the coding sequence ATGATAAAATTTTACCAGGAAAAGAATCATGGACTTCGGAAAAGGGTAAGCACCCTTCTTACCGGGGTCGGTGTACTACTGCTCACATCAGCTACCGCGCTCAATATGAATGCGCAGGTCAGTGCTTACAGCTTTGCGCAAAGTAGCGGTGTGTTTTTTCCGCTTACCGGGGGAACAGTTTTAGCAACTGCCACGGGAAACACTTCAACTACGAATCTGAACAGCGCGATCTATCCGGTTACGCTGCCTTTCAGCTTTCAGTTTAACAATCAGAGTTACACCTCTCTGAATGTTTCAACAAATGGCTTTATCACTTTTGGTGCTACGGCCCCAACAACAAGTTACTCCACGCCAATATCCGGATCGACAGCTTATGATGGTGCAGTTTCGGCTTTTGGGCGGGATATCAGTTCGTTTTATGATGTCGCAGGCCGTACTGGAGATATCCGCTGGGAAACCTTAGGTACTGCTCCTAACCGTGAGGTAGTAATACAATGGACCAATTTCCGGCCAACAAGTTTAACCGGAATCACATCTGTTTACAGTTTTTCATTTCAAATCAGGCTTAAGGAGACTAGCAATGTAGTTGCTGTAGTGTATTCGCAGGGTGATTATCTGGTGGGTTCTACATCTTATTCGTCGGCAATAAACCAGGTAGGGCTTCGCGGTATGACTAATGCCGATTTTAATAACCGGTTCAATGCAGCTGCTACCCCTTATACCGGTTCAGTACCAGGGACCAGCAACAGTGATGACCAGGCATTCAACACTACTGTTGCGGTTCCAGGCATGCCCTCAGACGGATTAACTTATACCTGGACTCCTCCTACTTGCTACGCACCTACTACCATTGCCTTAGGTGCTGTCGGCCTTAATGCAGCGCAAATTGACTGGACTGCATCCGCGCAGGTTCCTGCCATGGGGTATGAGATTTACTTTAACACAACAGGCGTTGCCCCTGATGCTTCAACTGTCTTAGACGGTTCCAACTCTGTAAGCGTTGCCGCTGGCTCACTTTCAGGAACCATCTCCGGACTTACTTCCGGGACACAATATTATGTTTGGGTTCGAGGTAAATGCAGCGCAACAGACAGCAGTAACTGGTCATCTGTACTAAGTTTTGCAACAACCTGTAACGCAGTGTCGGCACCTTACTATGAAAGTTTTGATTCTACTCCCGTAGGTTCCACCACAAATCCAAATGCGCCTGCGTGTTGGTCTTATCTGGAAACTGCAGGCTCTGCAGGTTCGGGTTATATTAGTACTTCAAATGCACTTTCAGCTCCTCATAGTTATGTGCTTGCTAACGGAGCAGATACTACGGGTGATGTAATGCTGGTTTCTCCTCAGACTTCCAACCTTTCCGACGGGACCAGACAGGTTAGATTTTCGGTTCGTGCAGGTGGCAATAACTATACTATGGATGTAGGAACTCTATCCGATCCGTCAAATCCCGGAACCTTTAATGTTATATCTACTGTTTCGCTAACCCAAACCTATGTTGAACATATAGTTGCTCTGCCTGCAGCTTCTAACCAGTATGTTGCATTCAGACATGGTTTGGGCGGAAGCAGCCGTACGGTATATCTGGATGATATTTTCGTAGAGAAAATACCGACCTGTTTTGAACCTACAAATCTGGCGGTTACTGCCGGATCCGCCACAACTGACGGAGGTGTTCTTACTTGGACAGCACCCACCACAGTAGCTGTGAGTTACGAACTTTATTTCAGTACTGATCCCACAGCTCCGGTAGATACTACTGTACTGAACAGTTCAAATTCCCTCTCTGTGGCTGGTACTACAGCAACCCTGTCTGGATTAGCTCCGGCTACAATTTATTATATATGGGTAAGATCTGTGTGCTCTGCTACGGATAAGAGTGTCTGGACTCCGGTATCGGTTACGCTTGCGACGTTATGTCAGACCCCATTAATCACCGGCACTACAGGAACTGTAATTTGCAGCGGTACCGCAACTTTAAGTGCCACGGGCTCTGCCGGAACTACGCTTAACTGGTATGATGCCGCAACAGGAGGAAACCAGGTAGGTACAGGGGGTACTTTTACTACACCGGCACTAACCGCCACTACAAACTATTGGGTATCAGCTGCTACATCAGGAAGTCCCACATATGTTGGTCCTGTATCTCCGGCACTATTGGGTACCAGCTCCAATACCAATACAAATTGGAACCTACTGTTTACTGTTTCATCTAATATTACGTTGAATTCTGTTGATGTGTTTTCCGGCACCGCAGGTCAGGCCGGAGTTATTGAAATTCTGGATGCAAATGATGTAGTTGTGGGTTCTTATCCTTTTACAACTTCAGGAGCAGGAGCATCCACACCACAAACAATCCCCTTAAATATAGCATTAGCTCCCGGTAATTATTCAATGAAGAGAACAGGAGCAGCTAATCTGTATCGAAATTCAGTGGGTGCCACTTTTCCATACAGTACTCCGGAGTTAACGATTACCGGAACGACATTTGTAAATTATCCTGCGTACTATTTTTATTTCTATAATCTGAACTTTACAGGCTACTGCGAATCACCAAGGACAATGGTTACTGCCACGGTGGACTGTACCATGGGAACTTCGGAAGCACACAGCGCTGGAGATGTGAAAGTATATCCAAATCCGTTTACTGAGGTTATAAATATTTCAGAGATCCGCGATGTACAGTCCATTACGGTTCTGGATATGTCCGGAAGGCTGGTAAAGACTTTAGACAGACCTGCAGCCCAAATTAATTTATCTGAATTAAACGCTGGATTGTACCTTATCAACCTTAAATATAAGGATGGCTCTTCGAAGAGCATAAAAGCAGTGAAAAAGTAG
- a CDS encoding fibronectin type III domain-containing protein — protein sequence MSKNYREKTRLLRGRIRSMLAGLSVLLLSAAIGTKLQAQVSAYLFSQSMGTFTPITGGTVLGTATGNTSTTNLNSQVYSVTLPFAFNFNQQSYTELNVSTNGFVTFGATAPSATLSSPISSSIAYEGAIAAFARDLTSFYNIAGRTGNISWETVGTAPNREVVIQWTDFRPTNTTSTTSVYSFSFQIRLQETTNIISTVYTSGSYLVGSTSYSSSVNQIGLRGATNSDFNNRYNPTGTLFINSEAGTSNGLDQSFSTVNVPPGMPTDGLTYTWTPPTCYSPVSFTPGPVTVGTAVVNWTAPAQLPAAGYDIYYNTTGVAPDSSTVLDGTNSLSVSSSALSATLSGLSSGTQYYIWIRGKCSSTDFGNWSSGITLSTECVPLNAPYTQNFDTAPVGSSTNNTAPVCWTYSEESGSAAYGYVSTSNSVSAPHSFYMYNSSDTTGNILLISPQTLNLADGTKWVKFSARGSGSASILEVGTLDSPSNLGSLSLLTTIPLTNSHQEYTVVIPAGTHQYLVFRHGLGGTYRGIYMDDITVEDAPTCFEPTALSVTAGSVTGTGGTISWAAPSTPATGYEIYYSTDPTAPVAGTVLDGTNSLSVVGTTATLSGLNPSTVYYVWVRSVCSASDKSVWTPTAVTMVTLCQPPGISATTVTPVPVCVGGTATITATADAGAQINWYANAADTTPLATGTTFTTGPLNVTTDFYVSSGSGSTGNVGPASPSSLGTISASNYAIGTYYQIFDVVTPVTLNTVDVFPATTVAIGTASSIEIRDSSGATLVSVPYTVSVNDGVTPQTVALNYLLPVGTGYRIGQGVGINLQRNTSGATYPFTSPAINVTGNNFTSGPDYWYYIYNWNYSTGCESAKSVVTVTVDPNCTMGTSEAGNTNEPVIYPNPFMDIVNISDVKDLKTVTVLDMSGRMVKTIANPGRQINLSELKAGMYILKLDYKDGTSKSVKAIKK from the coding sequence ATGAGTAAAAATTACAGAGAAAAAACGAGACTTTTGAGGGGCAGAATACGCAGTATGCTGGCCGGTTTGAGTGTGTTACTGCTTTCGGCAGCTATTGGGACGAAATTACAGGCACAGGTAAGTGCCTATTTATTCTCTCAGAGTATGGGAACGTTTACTCCGATTACAGGAGGAACAGTATTAGGAACAGCTACAGGAAATACATCAACTACTAATCTTAACAGTCAGGTTTATTCTGTAACTCTACCTTTTGCATTTAATTTTAACCAGCAAAGCTACACGGAGTTAAATGTCTCTACGAACGGCTTTGTCACCTTTGGGGCTACCGCGCCAAGTGCAACTTTATCTTCACCTATCTCATCCTCCATCGCTTATGAGGGCGCCATTGCAGCGTTTGCACGCGACTTAACATCTTTCTATAATATTGCAGGACGCACCGGAAACATCAGTTGGGAAACAGTCGGTACTGCTCCAAACAGGGAAGTGGTTATCCAATGGACGGATTTCAGACCAACCAATACCACTTCAACGACGAGTGTGTATTCATTTTCTTTCCAGATAAGACTGCAGGAGACTACGAACATTATTTCCACGGTATATACCAGCGGATCATATTTAGTAGGTTCCACCTCATATTCATCATCCGTCAACCAGATCGGTCTGCGGGGAGCCACAAACTCCGATTTTAATAACCGGTATAACCCAACCGGAACTTTATTCATTAATTCTGAAGCAGGAACCTCCAACGGTTTGGATCAGTCTTTCAGCACGGTAAATGTTCCCCCCGGAATGCCCACGGACGGCCTTACCTATACCTGGACACCGCCTACCTGTTATTCGCCGGTTTCATTTACACCCGGACCAGTGACCGTGGGTACAGCAGTGGTAAACTGGACGGCGCCTGCTCAGCTTCCTGCCGCCGGTTACGATATTTATTATAATACTACCGGCGTTGCACCGGATTCATCAACGGTATTGGATGGAACAAATTCTTTATCTGTATCAAGTTCGGCCCTTTCAGCTACCCTTTCCGGGCTTAGCTCCGGCACTCAGTATTATATCTGGATACGTGGTAAATGTTCCTCCACCGATTTCGGAAACTGGTCATCAGGAATTACATTGAGTACCGAGTGTGTACCCTTGAATGCGCCTTATACCCAGAATTTCGACACTGCACCCGTCGGTAGCAGTACCAATAATACTGCTCCGGTGTGCTGGACCTATTCCGAAGAATCAGGGTCTGCTGCTTACGGTTATGTATCCACCAGTAATTCAGTTTCAGCTCCGCACAGCTTTTATATGTACAACAGCTCTGACACTACCGGTAATATTCTGTTGATTTCACCTCAGACATTAAACCTGGCTGACGGAACAAAGTGGGTGAAATTTTCAGCCAGGGGAAGTGGCAGCGCCTCTATCCTTGAAGTAGGAACCCTGGACAGCCCATCCAATCTGGGCAGTCTTTCACTTTTAACTACAATTCCCTTAACGAATTCGCATCAGGAATATACGGTAGTGATTCCTGCCGGCACACATCAGTATTTGGTATTCAGACATGGGCTAGGCGGTACTTACCGTGGCATCTATATGGATGATATCACCGTTGAAGATGCTCCCACCTGCTTTGAACCTACTGCACTTTCTGTAACTGCAGGAAGCGTAACCGGTACCGGTGGTACCATTAGCTGGGCGGCTCCCTCCACGCCGGCTACCGGATATGAAATCTATTACAGTACAGATCCTACAGCTCCTGTAGCCGGTACCGTACTGGACGGTACCAACTCACTCTCTGTGGTTGGCACAACCGCAACCCTTTCCGGACTTAATCCATCAACAGTATATTATGTATGGGTAAGGTCTGTGTGCTCGGCTTCGGACAAGAGTGTCTGGACACCCACCGCGGTAACAATGGTTACTCTTTGTCAGCCACCGGGTATATCTGCCACAACAGTAACACCGGTACCCGTATGTGTAGGCGGAACGGCTACCATAACCGCAACGGCAGATGCTGGGGCACAGATTAACTGGTATGCAAATGCTGCGGATACAACTCCGTTAGCCACGGGAACTACCTTTACTACGGGACCACTGAATGTGACCACAGATTTCTATGTGTCTTCCGGATCAGGAAGTACGGGAAATGTGGGTCCGGCAAGTCCATCATCACTTGGAACCATCAGTGCCTCTAATTATGCCATCGGTACCTATTACCAGATTTTTGATGTTGTTACGCCAGTTACTTTAAACACTGTAGATGTTTTTCCCGCCACTACTGTAGCCATCGGTACTGCATCTTCAATTGAGATCAGGGACAGCAGTGGTGCAACTTTGGTTTCAGTTCCGTACACAGTTTCGGTGAACGATGGAGTGACACCACAAACTGTAGCTCTGAACTACCTTCTGCCGGTCGGCACGGGTTACAGGATCGGGCAGGGAGTAGGTATTAATCTTCAGCGTAATACTTCCGGTGCCACCTATCCCTTCACTTCACCCGCGATCAATGTAACGGGAAATAACTTTACCTCCGGTCCTGACTACTGGTACTATATCTATAACTGGAATTATTCAACTGGTTGCGAGAGTGCTAAATCTGTAGTAACTGTTACGGTGGACCCTAACTGTACAATGGGAACCTCTGAGGCAGGAAACACTAACGAACCGGTGATCTATCCTAATCCATTTATGGATATTGTAAACATCTCCGACGTGAAGGATTTGAAAACTGTCACAGTGCTTGATATGTCAGGCAGAATGGTGAAGACTATTGCCAATCCTGGACGACAGATTAATCTTTCTGAATTGAAAGCCGGAATGTATATCCTTAAACTGGATTACAAAGATGGGACTTCCAAGTCAGTGAAAGCAATTAAAAAGTAA
- a CDS encoding efflux RND transporter permease subunit has protein sequence MKLAEVSIKRPSLVIVMLALLIIGGLFSYSQLNYELIPKFEVKVVTVATVYPGASPSEVENTVSRKIEDAVSALEGVKKIQSKSYESLSVVIIQFNNDADVDFALNEAQRKINAIRSDLPEDIDEPSLTQFSLSDMPIVRMGVTGNLTENELYDLIDQRIQPVFSRIPGVSNVDIVGGQEREIRINLNQAKMEGYGITIPEVQQTITMSNLDFPTGSLKTRENSTLIRLAGKISSVEELRNLTISSKNGQNIRLSDIAEVQDTQKVADKIARINQENTMMLQVQKQTDANAVEVSRLVQEKIAQIEEQYKGNNIKITVASDTSTFTLAAANAVIKDLLIAIALVAFVMMFFLHSFRNALIVMVAIPTSLIATFIGMYILGYSLNLMSLLGLSLVVGILVDDAIVVIENIHRHMEMGKNKVRASYDGAKEIGFTVTAITLVIVVVFLPIAMSSGLVSDIISQFCVTVIIATMLSLLVSFTVVPWLFSRYGKLEVIEKTTFFGKILYKFEDGLTWFTHKIEGILKWSLVNKLKTFAITIVLFISAIAMAVMGYIGSDFFPGTDKGEFLVQIEMPKDTSLEETNFITQAAEKHLAKKPEIVKMITSVGSVSGGMGAMQSTNYKSEISVELVPKAERADDTKVYAAKLKRDLEKVLVGAKVTTVPVGFMGAEQAPLQMTVTGTTMEDAMAYAKTAEAQLRTIDGASEIKLSVEEGNPEISVTVDRDKMTSLGLNVASVGQTLRTAFSGNTDNKFRTGNNEYDINIILDEANRTSIDDVRNINFVNQDGMRIQLAQFADINFTSGPALLERYDRSPSVTVQAQTVGKTTGTVAAEWETKMAEIKKPAGVNWVWGGNMENQSEGFGTLGVALLAAIMLVYMIMVVLYNDFLKPFIVLFSIPLSFIGALWALALTNQSLNIFTILGIIMLIGLVAKNAILLVDFANHRVDKGESIENALIQANHARLRPILMTTIAMVFGMLPIALASGAAAEMNNGLAIVIIGGLISSLFLTLIIVPVVYLIMVRLENRFSKKEKTDYEEEMVADYKHIHPENELEF, from the coding sequence ATGAAATTAGCAGAAGTATCGATTAAACGACCCAGCCTGGTGATTGTAATGCTCGCATTACTGATCATTGGAGGGCTTTTCAGCTACTCGCAGCTGAACTACGAACTTATCCCGAAATTTGAAGTGAAGGTAGTAACCGTCGCTACGGTTTATCCTGGTGCATCACCTTCGGAAGTGGAAAATACGGTTTCACGAAAGATTGAAGATGCCGTGTCGGCACTGGAGGGTGTCAAGAAAATACAGTCCAAGTCCTATGAAAGTCTGTCGGTAGTCATCATTCAGTTTAATAATGATGCCGATGTGGATTTTGCCCTAAACGAGGCACAGCGTAAAATTAATGCCATCCGCTCAGATTTGCCTGAGGATATAGATGAACCTTCACTTACCCAGTTTTCACTGTCGGACATGCCGATTGTTAGGATGGGGGTTACCGGTAACCTGACCGAGAATGAATTGTATGACCTTATTGACCAGAGAATTCAGCCGGTCTTTTCCAGAATCCCCGGGGTATCCAATGTAGATATCGTTGGTGGCCAGGAAAGGGAAATCAGAATCAACCTCAACCAGGCCAAAATGGAAGGGTACGGAATTACAATTCCGGAGGTACAGCAAACTATAACGATGTCCAACCTCGATTTCCCTACCGGAAGTCTGAAGACGCGTGAAAACAGTACGCTGATCCGTCTTGCGGGTAAAATCAGTTCTGTAGAAGAACTGCGGAACCTGACCATCTCATCCAAAAACGGACAGAATATCCGTCTTTCAGATATCGCTGAGGTTCAGGATACGCAGAAGGTAGCCGATAAAATCGCCAGGATTAACCAGGAAAATACAATGATGCTCCAGGTGCAGAAGCAGACTGATGCGAATGCGGTAGAAGTGAGCCGTCTGGTTCAGGAGAAAATTGCACAGATTGAAGAGCAGTATAAGGGTAACAACATTAAGATTACTGTAGCCAGTGATACTTCTACCTTCACTTTGGCCGCTGCGAATGCTGTAATTAAAGATTTACTTATCGCCATCGCGCTTGTAGCGTTTGTAATGATGTTCTTCCTGCACAGTTTCCGTAATGCCCTTATCGTAATGGTAGCCATCCCGACTTCGCTTATTGCGACCTTTATAGGGATGTACATTCTGGGTTACAGTCTTAACCTTATGAGTTTGCTCGGACTTTCGCTGGTTGTTGGTATTCTTGTGGATGATGCGATCGTGGTTATCGAAAACATTCACCGCCACATGGAAATGGGTAAAAACAAAGTCCGCGCGTCTTATGACGGTGCTAAGGAAATTGGTTTTACCGTGACCGCAATTACGCTTGTAATCGTGGTGGTGTTCCTGCCGATTGCGATGAGTTCCGGTTTGGTATCCGACATTATCTCGCAGTTCTGTGTTACCGTAATTATTGCTACCATGCTGTCTTTGCTGGTATCCTTTACGGTGGTGCCATGGCTTTTCTCTCGCTACGGCAAACTGGAAGTGATAGAAAAAACCACATTCTTCGGAAAGATCCTGTATAAATTTGAAGACGGCCTTACCTGGTTTACACACAAGATCGAGGGTATCTTAAAGTGGAGTTTGGTAAACAAGCTGAAAACCTTCGCCATAACCATTGTGCTGTTTATCAGTGCTATTGCGATGGCGGTAATGGGTTATATTGGTTCGGACTTTTTCCCGGGTACCGATAAAGGAGAATTCCTGGTGCAGATCGAGATGCCGAAAGATACCTCGCTGGAAGAGACTAACTTCATTACCCAGGCAGCTGAAAAGCACCTGGCTAAAAAACCGGAGATCGTGAAGATGATTACCTCTGTAGGTTCGGTAAGTGGGGGCATGGGTGCCATGCAGTCTACCAATTACAAATCTGAGATCAGTGTAGAACTTGTTCCTAAAGCAGAACGTGCAGATGATACCAAAGTGTACGCTGCCAAACTGAAACGCGATCTGGAGAAGGTTTTGGTAGGAGCGAAGGTCACTACGGTTCCTGTTGGATTTATGGGAGCTGAACAGGCTCCGCTGCAAATGACAGTTACGGGTACTACAATGGAAGACGCGATGGCTTACGCCAAAACTGCCGAGGCACAATTGAGAACAATAGACGGAGCTTCTGAAATTAAGCTGAGTGTGGAAGAAGGTAACCCTGAAATTTCAGTTACGGTAGACAGGGATAAAATGACTTCACTTGGACTGAATGTAGCCTCCGTGGGTCAGACCCTTAGAACGGCATTTAGTGGTAATACCGATAATAAGTTCCGTACGGGTAACAATGAGTACGATATCAATATCATTCTTGATGAAGCCAACCGAACCAGTATTGACGATGTAAGAAATATCAACTTCGTGAATCAGGACGGTATGAGAATACAGCTTGCGCAGTTTGCAGATATCAACTTTACCTCCGGACCGGCATTGCTGGAAAGATATGACAGATCTCCTTCGGTTACCGTACAGGCACAAACCGTAGGTAAGACCACGGGTACTGTGGCTGCGGAATGGGAAACCAAGATGGCCGAAATTAAAAAGCCTGCCGGTGTAAACTGGGTCTGGGGCGGAAACATGGAAAACCAGAGTGAAGGTTTCGGAACCTTGGGAGTTGCTCTTCTTGCCGCTATCATGTTAGTATATATGATTATGGTGGTGCTCTATAATGACTTCCTGAAACCGTTTATCGTACTCTTTTCCATTCCGCTTTCATTTATCGGTGCACTTTGGGCGCTGGCGCTTACCAATCAGAGTTTAAATATCTTTACGATATTAGGTATCATCATGCTGATTGGTCTGGTGGCCAAGAATGCAATTCTTCTTGTCGATTTTGCCAATCACAGGGTAGATAAAGGTGAGAGTATCGAGAATGCACTTATCCAGGCCAACCATGCCAGGTTGAGACCTATCCTTATGACCACTATAGCCATGGTATTCGGTATGTTGCCAATTGCACTCGCCTCCGGCGCCGCTGCAGAGATGAACAATGGTTTGGCTATCGTAATTATCGGAGGTCTTATTTCCTCCCTGTTCCTGACCCTGATTATTGTCCCGGTGGTATACCTTATTATGGTACGACTGGAAAACAGGTTCAGCAAAAAAGAAAAGACTGATTATGAAGAGGAGATGGTTGCAGATTATAAGCATATCCATCCGGAAAATGAGTTGGAATTTTAG
- a CDS encoding efflux RND transporter periplasmic adaptor subunit — translation MKKNTIISILAVLGIGIVFYFILQNNKKKNEEQVAVVAEKNTNVAVRTTLVKQEEISGEFMVNGTFLPNRQAQVSAEMGGQLISLNVREGSYVRAGQSIGRLAGEKLNVNVSGAKANLDNAVMALNRYEQAYKTGGVTALQLDQARLQVKNARTQLQSANLQSGDTNVISKVSGIVNQKFVEVGTVLNPGTPIVEVVDISSVKLKVDVDQSLVSQLSVGSSVKVQPDVIEGALDGRITFIAPSASGALKFPVEITVPNSFNKLKAGMYGTAVFSRSGSGSVLTIPREAFVGSVSDNTVFVVRNNVAHLTKIQGGVNYGDRVEVISGLKAGDEVVTSGQINLTDKTPIRKLI, via the coding sequence ATGAAAAAGAATACAATCATCAGCATACTGGCCGTTCTGGGGATCGGTATCGTATTTTACTTCATCCTTCAGAATAATAAAAAGAAGAATGAGGAACAGGTAGCTGTAGTAGCAGAGAAGAACACAAATGTGGCGGTGCGTACCACGCTTGTAAAGCAGGAGGAAATAAGCGGTGAGTTTATGGTGAACGGTACCTTTCTTCCGAACAGACAGGCACAGGTTTCAGCAGAAATGGGTGGGCAGCTTATCTCCCTTAATGTAAGAGAGGGCAGCTATGTACGTGCAGGACAAAGCATTGGAAGGCTGGCAGGCGAGAAGCTTAATGTAAATGTATCGGGTGCCAAAGCCAATCTGGATAATGCGGTAATGGCCCTAAACCGTTACGAGCAGGCATATAAGACCGGTGGTGTAACCGCACTGCAGCTTGATCAGGCAAGATTGCAGGTTAAGAATGCCAGAACCCAGCTTCAGTCTGCAAACCTGCAGTCTGGCGATACCAACGTAATTTCTAAAGTGAGCGGGATCGTAAATCAGAAGTTCGTAGAGGTAGGAACTGTGCTTAATCCGGGTACACCTATAGTAGAGGTGGTGGATATTTCCTCTGTTAAACTTAAGGTTGATGTAGATCAGTCCCTGGTGAGTCAGTTATCCGTAGGCAGCAGCGTAAAGGTACAGCCTGATGTAATTGAAGGTGCCCTGGACGGAAGAATCACCTTCATTGCGCCATCAGCTTCCGGAGCGCTTAAGTTCCCTGTAGAAATTACTGTTCCTAATTCCTTCAACAAACTGAAAGCAGGAATGTACGGAACTGCAGTCTTCAGCAGAAGCGGCAGTGGCAGTGTACTTACCATTCCACGTGAGGCATTTGTAGGCAGTGTAAGTGATAATACAGTATTTGTTGTCCGCAATAACGTAGCCCACCTGACCAAAATTCAGGGCGGTGTAAATTACGGAGACCGTGTAGAAGTGATCAGTGGCCTGAAAGCAGGAGACGAAGTTGTTACCAGCGGTCAGATCAACCTGACGGACAAAACGCCTATCCGTAAACTGATATAA